A single window of Nasonia vitripennis strain AsymCx chromosome 4, Nvit_psr_1.1, whole genome shotgun sequence DNA harbors:
- the LOC100114579 gene encoding trafficking protein particle complex subunit 6b, protein MKHQLTDVKPASNTKAEADESLFEYLHGEMVNYVIGKTSNDGNDKEEDLSSLEWMGFSVGYRIIERLTREWPRFKDELDIIKFICTDFWTSLYHKQIDNLRTNHHGVYVLHDNEFRLLGKIGKSGSKQYLQESPRLLAFTCGLLRGSLANLGIACTVKADVTALPSCKFNVEVQRI, encoded by the exons ATGAAACATCAATTAACTGATGTGAAACCGGCTTCCAATACAAAAGCTGAAGCTGATGAGTCTCTTTTTGAATATCTTCATGGAGAAATGGTTAATTATGTCATTGGTAAAACATCAAATGATGGAAAT GATAAAGAAGAGGATCTTTCAAGTCTGGAATGGATGGGTTTCAGTGTAGGCTATCGGATCATTGAAAGATTAACCAGGGAATGGCCTAGATTTAAAGATGAGTTAGACATCATCAAATTTATTTGTACAGATTTTTGGACTAGTCTATATCATAAACAAATTGATAATTTGCGAACTAATCACCATGGAGTTTATGTGCTACACGATAATGAATTTCGATTATTaggaaaaattggaaaaagcGGAAGTAAACAATATTTACAAGAGAGCCCACGCTTATTAGCATTTACATGTGGACTTCTCAGAGGAAGTTTAGCAAATCTTGGTATTGCATGTACTGTTAAAGCAGATGTTACTGCTCTTCCAAGTTGTAAATTTAATGTTGAAGTTCAaagaatataa
- the LOC100115316 gene encoding cystathionine beta-synthase-like protein isoform X2, protein MDRNTLLPNILHTIGQTPLVRLNKIPKAHGIKCQMFAKCEFMNPGGSVKDRIGFRMVEDAEAKGILKPGCTLIEPTSGNTGIGLAMAAAVKGYKCIIVMPEKMSNEKVYTLRALGAEIVRTPTEAAWNSPEGHIATSQRLQKTIPHSVILDQYTNSGNPLAHYDTTALEIWEQAEGKIDYMVAGAGTGGTISGIGRKLRELSPHTKIIAVDPEGSLLAEPAELNDTAVQFYDVEGIGYDFVPTVLDRNVVDVWVKTKDIDSFHLARQLIKDEGLLCGGSSGAALYAALQIAKGLPEDKRVVVLLPDGIRNYMTKFVSDLWMESRNFLDPPKPVESNKWWWDLPVSKIPFKKPVILSNGSTCDEAVKILRNGSFHQMPMADAEGNIKGFITLDKVLSSLIAGEVKESDPAEKVLIKQYRKVATATTLGRLSRMLQKDIYAVVLDEHNNGALIGILTQIDLLDYICNGPH, encoded by the exons ATGGACAGGAATACATTATTGCCGAATATCTTGCATACTATTGGACAGACGCCACTTGTTCGCCTTAACAAGATTCCAAAAGCTCATGGCATTAAGTGTCAAATGt TCGCTAAATGCGAATTTATGAACCCTGGAGGTTCAGTGAAAGATCGCATTGGATTCAGAATGGTTGAAGATGCAGAAGCAAAGGGAATTTTGAAGCCTGGCTGTACACTCATTGAACCAACAAGTGGAAATACTGGAATAGGATTGGCGATGGCAGCGGCTGTCAAAGGTTACAAGTGCATCATAGTTATGCCGGAGAAGATGTCTAATGAGAAGGTCTATACTCTTCGCGCCTTAGGCGCCGAAATCGTACGTACTCCTACCGAAGCCGCATGGAACAGCCCCGAAGGACACATTGCAACATCTCAAAGGCTTCAAAAGACAATTCCTCATAGCGTTATTTTAGATCAG TATACGAACTCGGGGAATCCTTTGGCTCATTACGACACGACTGCACTTGAGATTTGGGAGCAGGCAGAAGGAAAAATCGATTACATGGTTGCTGGAGCAGGAACCGGGGGAACTATCAGTGGCATTGGCCGAAAACTACGAGAATTATCGCCTCACACGAAAATTATTGCCGTAGATCCAGAAGGAAGTTTACTAGCAGAGCCCGCCGAATTGAATGATACTGCAGTGCAGTTTTACGATGTAGAAGGCATAGG ATACGATTTTGTTCCTACCGTTTTGGATCGCAACGTTGTAGATGTTTGGGTCAAAACGAAAGATATTGACTCATTCCACTTAGCCAGGCAGCTTATAAAGGATGAGGGATTACTCTGTGGCGGAAGCAGTGGTGCTGCTTTATACGCAGCACTTCAAATTGCCAAGGGTCTGCCAGAAGACAAGCGAGTCGTCGTTCTTCTGCCAGATGGAATCCGTAACTATATGACGAAATTTGTTTCCGATTTGTGGATGGAATCTAGAAATTTCTTG GATCCCCCCAAACCAGTAGAAAGCAACAAGTGGTGGTGGGATTTACCTGTTTCTAAAATACCATTCAAGAAACCTGTTATTCTCTCAAATGGTTCTACATGTGATGAAGCAGTAAAAATACTGAGAAACGGAAGTTTCCACCAAATGCCAATGGCAGATGCTGAAGGCAACATCAAGGGCTTTATCACTTTGGATAAAGTTCTGAGTAGCCTCATTGCTGGAGAAGTGAAAGAATCCGATCCAGCGGAAAAGGTTCTCATTAAGCAGTATAGAAAAGTCGCTACTGCCACAACTTTAGGAAGATTATCTAGAATGCTTCAGAAAGACATTTATGCGGTTGTCCTAGATGAACACAACAATGGTGCTCTTATAGGAATTTTGACTCAAATCGATCTCTTAGATTACATTTGCAATGGACCTCATTAA
- the LOC100115316 gene encoding cystathionine beta-synthase-like protein isoform X1, protein MEMELIRPDNPSRCTWKLNSTDSPHTDRSKQMDRNTLLPNILHTIGQTPLVRLNKIPKAHGIKCQMFAKCEFMNPGGSVKDRIGFRMVEDAEAKGILKPGCTLIEPTSGNTGIGLAMAAAVKGYKCIIVMPEKMSNEKVYTLRALGAEIVRTPTEAAWNSPEGHIATSQRLQKTIPHSVILDQYTNSGNPLAHYDTTALEIWEQAEGKIDYMVAGAGTGGTISGIGRKLRELSPHTKIIAVDPEGSLLAEPAELNDTAVQFYDVEGIGYDFVPTVLDRNVVDVWVKTKDIDSFHLARQLIKDEGLLCGGSSGAALYAALQIAKGLPEDKRVVVLLPDGIRNYMTKFVSDLWMESRNFLDPPKPVESNKWWWDLPVSKIPFKKPVILSNGSTCDEAVKILRNGSFHQMPMADAEGNIKGFITLDKVLSSLIAGEVKESDPAEKVLIKQYRKVATATTLGRLSRMLQKDIYAVVLDEHNNGALIGILTQIDLLDYICNGPH, encoded by the exons ATGGAGATGGAATTGATCAGACCTGATAACCCCAGCCGCTGCACATGGAAGCTGAATAGTACGGACAGTCCGCATACGGATCGGAGCAA GCAAATGGACAGGAATACATTATTGCCGAATATCTTGCATACTATTGGACAGACGCCACTTGTTCGCCTTAACAAGATTCCAAAAGCTCATGGCATTAAGTGTCAAATGt TCGCTAAATGCGAATTTATGAACCCTGGAGGTTCAGTGAAAGATCGCATTGGATTCAGAATGGTTGAAGATGCAGAAGCAAAGGGAATTTTGAAGCCTGGCTGTACACTCATTGAACCAACAAGTGGAAATACTGGAATAGGATTGGCGATGGCAGCGGCTGTCAAAGGTTACAAGTGCATCATAGTTATGCCGGAGAAGATGTCTAATGAGAAGGTCTATACTCTTCGCGCCTTAGGCGCCGAAATCGTACGTACTCCTACCGAAGCCGCATGGAACAGCCCCGAAGGACACATTGCAACATCTCAAAGGCTTCAAAAGACAATTCCTCATAGCGTTATTTTAGATCAG TATACGAACTCGGGGAATCCTTTGGCTCATTACGACACGACTGCACTTGAGATTTGGGAGCAGGCAGAAGGAAAAATCGATTACATGGTTGCTGGAGCAGGAACCGGGGGAACTATCAGTGGCATTGGCCGAAAACTACGAGAATTATCGCCTCACACGAAAATTATTGCCGTAGATCCAGAAGGAAGTTTACTAGCAGAGCCCGCCGAATTGAATGATACTGCAGTGCAGTTTTACGATGTAGAAGGCATAGG ATACGATTTTGTTCCTACCGTTTTGGATCGCAACGTTGTAGATGTTTGGGTCAAAACGAAAGATATTGACTCATTCCACTTAGCCAGGCAGCTTATAAAGGATGAGGGATTACTCTGTGGCGGAAGCAGTGGTGCTGCTTTATACGCAGCACTTCAAATTGCCAAGGGTCTGCCAGAAGACAAGCGAGTCGTCGTTCTTCTGCCAGATGGAATCCGTAACTATATGACGAAATTTGTTTCCGATTTGTGGATGGAATCTAGAAATTTCTTG GATCCCCCCAAACCAGTAGAAAGCAACAAGTGGTGGTGGGATTTACCTGTTTCTAAAATACCATTCAAGAAACCTGTTATTCTCTCAAATGGTTCTACATGTGATGAAGCAGTAAAAATACTGAGAAACGGAAGTTTCCACCAAATGCCAATGGCAGATGCTGAAGGCAACATCAAGGGCTTTATCACTTTGGATAAAGTTCTGAGTAGCCTCATTGCTGGAGAAGTGAAAGAATCCGATCCAGCGGAAAAGGTTCTCATTAAGCAGTATAGAAAAGTCGCTACTGCCACAACTTTAGGAAGATTATCTAGAATGCTTCAGAAAGACATTTATGCGGTTGTCCTAGATGAACACAACAATGGTGCTCTTATAGGAATTTTGACTCAAATCGATCTCTTAGATTACATTTGCAATGGACCTCATTAA